A genomic region of Nymphaea colorata isolate Beijing-Zhang1983 chromosome 2, ASM883128v2, whole genome shotgun sequence contains the following coding sequences:
- the LOC116247329 gene encoding CRS2-associated factor 1, chloroplastic, whose protein sequence is MALEAAISVGGFPSASPRLLPSPAAPRQSGVKVGFSRWNNANAEPYVLRHRSQQAIEEERRLAKKDELAAKIVADVSEAGTDPAASGSRPLFRSAGTPSSPSRPSIPGKKSKYSKGPNSKSHPAFRRMRPPRVPRAPDEAEADVGVSVKEGGVSYRLPDAPFEFQYSYTEAPKVKPLALREPLFVPFGPTTMPRPWTGRAPMPPSKKKLPEFDSFKLPPPHKKGVKPVQAPGPFLPGTGPMYVQSREEILGEQLTHDEIKLLVQGCLKARRQLHIGRDGLTHNMLENIHAHWKRRRVCKIKCLGVCTVDMDNVRQQLEEKTGGKVIYSRGGVVFLFRGRNYNYRTRPRFPLMLWKPVTPVYPKLIPRVPEGLTLEEVTDMRKRGRTVPPISKLAKNGFYGNLVKLVREAFEVCELVRINCEGMNASDYKKIGGKLKDLVPCVLISFENEHILMWRGKDWKSSLPKLETSTKEVTESLGDNLAGQLEHASLSEHSSSQLSTIEYSNTVTVAGTIGLVGVGNNSLSDDLEENNIGEKQISEENGEPFIATELKSASTGLEESVAASDSLVSADGSIPTSENLISSNGSIPSAIDSDADASDNESSASHSGSLITEGAEVKVDAASRRVVERFLQLRQQALESGVALVFDDAPVDANTVYERSVNLAKTAPPGPAFKMGQKKPVQKDEKPGKEELDLDVLQIRDKNSRRSSSAKKKKKELSTSTVRGRSLGVDELAKLLA, encoded by the exons ATGGCCCTCGAGGCTGCCATATCCGTCGGAGGATTCCCTTCGGCGTCGCCGCGCCTTCTTCCCTCTCCGGCCGCTCCTCGTCAATCCGGCGTCAAGGTTGGGTTCTCGCGGTGGAACAATGCCAACGCCGAGCCCTACGTCCTCCGCCACCGCTCTCAGCAGGCCATCGAGGAGGAGCGCCGCCTTGCCAAGAAAGACGAGCTGGCAGCGAAGATCGTTGCCGACGTTTCCGAGGCTGGAACCGACCCCGCCGCATCCGGTAGCCGTCCTCTCTTCCGCTCAGCTGGAACCCCCTCCTCCCCTTCCCGCCCTTCCATTCCCGGAAAGAAATCCAAGTACTCCAAAGGCCCCAACTCTAAATCCCATCCCGCCTTCCGACGGATGCGGCCGCCTCGTGTCCCCAGGGCCCCCGACGAAGCGGAGGCGGATGTGGGCGTCTCGGTTAAAGAAGGCGGTGTTTCCTACCGGCTTCCCGACGCCCCCTTCGAGTTCCAGTACAGTTACACAGAGGCTCCCAAAGTGAAGCCTCTGGCCCTCCGCGAGCCGCTTTTCGTGCCGTTCGGGCCTACAACGATGCCGCGGCCGTGGACCGGGAGGGCGCCGATGCCGCCTAGCAAGAAGAAGCTACCTGAATTCGACTCGTTCAAGCTGCCGCCACCTCACAAAAAGGGGGTGAAGCCGGTACAAGCACCCGGACCTTTCCTGCCGGGGACAGGGCCTATGTACGTTCAATCTAGAGAGGAGATCCTTGGGGAGCAATTAACGCATGATGAGATCAAGTTGCTAGTTCAGGGTTGTCTTAAGGCGAGGAGGCAACTCCATATTG GCAGGGATGGATTGACTCACAACATGCTGGAAAACATCCATGCTCATTGGAAACGTCGAAGAGTCTGCAAGATAAAATGCTTAGGGGTGTGTACAGTTGATATGGACAATGTCCGTCAGCAGCTAGAG GAGAAAACAGGTGGTAAAGTAATCTACAGTAGAGGAGGAGTTGTATTTCTGTTTCGTGGCAGGAACTATAATTATAGGACGCGCCCTAGGTTTCCTTTGATGCTTTGGAAGCCTGTAACGCCAGTATATCCAAAGCTAATTCCACGTGTTCCTGAAGGGTTGACATTGGAAGAGGTGACAGATATGCGGAAGAGGGGACGCACTGTGCCTCCTATATCCAAGCTAG CTAAAAATGGATTTTATGGGAACCTTGTGAAGCTTGTGAGAGAAGCATTTGAAGTGTGTGAGTTGGTGCGCATAAACTGTGAGGGAATGAACGCAAGTGACTACAAGAAAATCGGTGGAAAGCTAAAG GATCTTGTTCCTTGTGTGCTAATCTCATTCGAAAATGAGCACATTCTAATGTGGAGAGGAAAGGATTGGAAATCATCTTTACCAAAACTAGAGACAAGTACTAAAGAAGTTACAGAGAGTCTAGGTGACAACTTGGCTGGTCAACTTGAACATGCATCGCTTTCTGAACATTCATCATCTCAGTTGAGCACAATCGAGTACTCAAATACGGTTACAGTTGCAGGCACCATTGGTTTGGTTGGTGTTGGAAATAACTCTTTGTCTGATGATCTGGAAGAAAATAATAtaggagaaaaacaaatttcagAAGAAAACGGTGAGCCATTTATAGCAACTGAACTAAAAAGTGCTTCAACTGGACTGGAGGAGTCCGTGGCTGCCTCAGACAGCTTGGTGAGCGCCGATGGATCGATACCCACGTCAGAGAACCTCATCAGCAGCAATGGTTCAATACCAAGTGCTATCGACAGTGATGCTGATGCCAGCGACAATGAGTCATCAGCATCCCATTCAGGCAGCCTGATTACTGAAGGTGCTGAGGTTAAAGTGGATGCTGCTAGCCGACGAGTTGTGGAAAGATTTTTGCAACTGCGCCAGCAGGCGTTAGAGAGTGGAGTGGCCTTGGTATTTGACGATGCGCCGGTGGATGCTAATACCGTTTATGAGAGATCTGTCAATCTAGCTAAGACTGCTCCTCCGGGCCCTGCTTTTAAGATGGGGCAGAAGAAGCCGGTTCAGAAGGACGAGAAGCCGGGGAAGGAAGAGTTAGATCTGGATGTTCTGCAAATTCGTGACAAGAACAGTAGAAGAAGCTCTTCagccaaaaagaagaagaaagaactgTCGACAAGTACAGTCCGGGGCAGGAGCTTGGGAGTAGATGAGCTTGCAAAATTATTGGCTTAG
- the LOC116247330 gene encoding sugar transport protein 14: MAGGFMVDGKQGRAELYEGRVTMYVVFACMVAALGGSLFGYDLGVSGGVTSMDEFLILFFPKVYERKQHTLHETDYCKYDNQILTLFTSSLYFAGLVSTFGASYITRNKGRRASIIIGAMSFFIGAIINAAAVNVAMLIIGRILLGVGVGFGNQSVPLYLSEMAPAKIRGAMNLMFQFTTCFGILVADVINYYTEKIHPWGWRLSVGLATVPATLMFVGGCFLPETPNSLVEQGRIEEAKDVLRRVRGTNNISAEFDDLVEASEAARAIKHPFRNLLKPKNRPQLVIGALGIPAFQQLSGMNSILFYSPVMFQSLGFGSSASLYSSIITSAVLVAATVVGMVLVDRKGRRFLFMEAGTQMIISMVVIATLLGLKFGHNEPLPKSYGLPLVIMTCLFVAAYGWSWGPLGWLVPSEIFPLETRSAGQSIVVCVNLFFTAAIAQCFLASLCHLKYGVFLLFACLIIIMSLFIFFLLPETKQVPIEEMSALWENHWFWKRIVLSSDTKKQPV, encoded by the exons ATGGCAGGGGGTTTCATGGTTGATGGGAAACAGGGAAGAGCGGAGCTTTACGAGGGGAGGGTCACCATGTATGTGGTTTTCGCCTGTATGGTGGCTGCTTTGGGTGGATCACTGTTTGGTTATGATCTCGGAGTTTCTG GTGGAGTAACTTCTATGGATGAATTCCTCATACTCTTTTTCCCAAAAGTGTATGAGAGAAAGCAGCACACTCTCCACGAAACCGATTACTGTAAATATGACAACCAAATCCTCACGCTTTTCACTTCTTCCCTGTATTTTGCTGGCCTTGTTTCCACTTTCGGAGCCTCCTATATCACCAGGAATAAGGGAAGAAGGGCAAGCATTATTATAGGTGCAATGAGTTTCTTCATAGGTGCAATAATCAACGCAGCAGCAGTGAATGTTGCCATGTTGATCATCGGTCGCATACTTCTTGGAGTTGGTGTTGGATTTGGAAATCAG tCTGTTCCTCTCTACCTCTCTGAGATGGCACCTGCCAAGATCCGAGGAGCAATGAACCTGATGTTCCAGTTCACCACCTGCTTCGGGATACTGGTTGCAGATGTGATCAACTACTACACGGAGAAGATTCACCCGTGGGGTTGGAGACTGTCTGTTGGTCTGGCCACAGTCCCAGCAACTCTGATGTTTGTGGGAGGATGCTTCCTCCCGGAAACTCCAAACAGTTTAGTGGAACAAGGAAGAATTGAGGAAGCTAAGGACGTTCTAAGGAGGGTTAGAGGAACCAATAACATAAGTGCAGAGTTTGACGACCTTGTTGAAGCTAGCGAGGCGGCACGGGCAATCAAACATCCCTTCCGCAACTTGCTCAAGCCGAAGAACAGACCCCAGTTAGTCATCGGTGCACTCGGGATCCCTGCATTCCAGCAGCTCTCCGGCATGAATTCAATTCTCTTCTACTCTCCGGTGATGTTCCAGAGCTTGGGCTTTGGTTCCAGCGCTTCTTTGTATTCCTCCATTATAACCAGCGCTGTCCTGGTTGCTGCTACTGTGGTCGGTATGGTGCTTGTGGACAGGAAGGGAAGAAGGTTTCTATTCATGGAGGCTGGTACCCAGATGATAATTTCCATG GTGGTCATTGCAACCCTCCTTGGACTGAAGTTTGGCCACAACGAGCCACTCCCAAAATCATACGGTTTACCTCTCGTGATCATGACATGCTTATTCGTGGCCGCTTATGGCTGGTCATGGGGTCCTCTCGGCTGGCTGGTGCCTAGTGAGATCTTCCCTTTAGAGACAAGGTCTGCAGGACAGAGCATCGTCGTCTGTGTCAACCTCTTCTTCACAGCAGCGATCGCGCAATGCTTTCTTGCTTCCCTGTGCCACCTCAAATACGGCGTTTTCCTGCTCTTTGCTTGCTTAATCATCATCATgagtctcttcatcttcttcctgcTGCCTGAAACCAAACAAGTTCCTATAGAGGAGATGAGTGCGCTATGGGAGAACCATTGGTTCTGGAAAAGAATCGTGCTCTCGTCTGACACCAAAAAGCAGCCAGTTTAG